The Montipora capricornis isolate CH-2021 chromosome 1, ASM3666992v2, whole genome shotgun sequence genome contains a region encoding:
- the LOC138052735 gene encoding neuropeptide SIFamide receptor-like yields the protein MNGPSNGTETNGTSDPSSTRQVPGYLSSNAQIALTSAYAVTFLIAFFGNSFGLFVVLKKSSRRVTNLFIANMAIADLLLTITVMPYQVAYLYKGTLWFGGILGIVTCKILLYAIPISIAASVLTMMFISFERFYAVFFPLREAIFQRPKILSTMIWVLSFALMFPYAFLSNVTFVPVTNGYYCDIAPSKDLSQNEVYRVFKILHISIFVVVYALPLFITIVIYTLICRKLVHRKIPGNMTDSNRAVVEKSRRKVVRLLVVICVVFALCWFPTYINHFFLFVRPDQKHKLPPVVILVFFWIGHANSAINPCLYILLNDGYRKALFALLRNLCGRGTNVVATINPPALIKLDAKTP from the coding sequence GAACAAGCGACCCCAGTTCCACACGACAAGTTCCTGGTTATTTATCATCGAACGCCCAGATTGCTTTGACATCAGCATATGCAGTTACCTTCTTGATAGCCTTTTTTGGCAATTCCTTTGGCTTGTTTGTAGTGTTGAAAAAATCTTCTAGACGTGTAACGAACCTCTTTATAGCAAATATGGCTATTGCCGATCTATTACTGACCATAACAGTTATGCCATACCAAGTCGCATATCTTTACAAAGGAACTCTTTGGTTTGGAGGAATATTGGGAATCGTTACTTGCAAAATACTTCTCTACGCGATTCCTATTTCTATAGCAGCTTCAGTGTTAACGATGATGTTTATTTCCTTTGAgagattttacgccgtattctTTCCTCTTCGAGAAGCAATTTTCCAACGACCAAAGATCCTATCAACGATGATATGGGTTCTATCGTTTGCATTAATGTTCCCTTACGCGTTTCTTTCTAATGTGACATTTGTTCCGGTCACGAATGGTTACTATTGCGACATAGCGCCCAGTAAAGATCTCTCACAGAATGAAGTTTATCGCGTATTCAAAATCCTTCACATATCAATTTTCGTAGTAGTGTACGCCTTGCCACTCTTCATAACTATCGTTATATACACATTGATATGCCGTAAACTGGTTCATCGTAAAATTCCAGGCAACATGACCGATAGCAACCGTGCCGTGGTTGAGAAGTCCAGGCGCAAGGTCGTGCGACTATTGGTTGTTATATGCGTTGTTTTCGCGCTGTGCTGGTTTCCAActtatatcaatcattttttcttgtttgtgcGGCCTGATCAAAAGCACAAACTACCACCTGTTGTCATCTTGGTATTTTTTTGGATAGGTCATGCAAACAGCGCTATTAATCCATGTCTGTATATACTTCTGAACGATGGTTATCGTAAGGCCCTTTTTGCGCTTTTAAGAAACTTATGCGGACGGGGAACAAACGTAGTTGCTACGATAAACCCGCCAGCGCTGATCAAACTGGATGCGAAAACACCATAA
- the LOC138013670 gene encoding uncharacterized protein — MSAKTVEDKVNSTWQNVCLHNEIPSFVRKSFIAGNTDLPRFYHLIKTHKTDPAIEIRPIVSNTNGPTQRLSWPLANALKPFLKDVPAHLENSLELIKYIQAGDFTANKTLPYPCSLDVVSLYTSISIQEAITNATDRIHNPIFHLAKQDIKDLLTVTLNNMYFSFNDQVFRQKEGLPMGFNISAILAILFMDRLETSALSSHLSIPPYKRYVDDIYLQTTCEDGLEPRPLL, encoded by the coding sequence ATGTCGGCCAAAACAGTCGAGGACAAGGTCAACTCAACTTGGCAAAACGTTTGCCTACATAACGAGATACCCTCTTTTGTCCGGAAGAGCTTCATCGCCGGGAACACCGACCTCCCCCGGTTCTACCACCTCATCAAGACACACAAAACTGACCCAGCTATTGAAATACGACCTATTGTATCTAACACCAATGGACCAACACAGCGCCTCTCATGGCCGCTCGCCAACGCCCTCAAACCTTTTCTGAAAGACGTTCCAGCACATCTCGAAAACAGCCTTGAACTTATCAAGTACATCCAAGCCGGCGATTTCACCGCTAACAAAACCCTACCATACCCATGCAGTCTCGATGTAGTGTCCTTGTATACGTCAATATCCATACAAGAAGCCATTACCAACGCCACCGACAGAATTCACAACCCAATATTTCACCTCGCCAAACAAGACATTAAGGACCTCCTCACAGTAACACTAAATAACATGTACTTCTCATTTAATGATCAAGTTTTCCGCCAAAAAGAAGGCCTTCCTATGGGTTTCAATATCTCAGCTATTCTGGCCATCCTTTTCATGGACAGACTCGAAACCAGTGCCCTCTCTTCACATTTATCCATTCCCCCCTACAAGAGATATGTTGATGACATTTACCTCCAGACCACCTGTGAGGatggcctggaacccaggccctTGTTGTAA
- the LOC138052743 gene encoding neuropeptide SIFamide receptor-like isoform X2, whose product MLFAFAFQGTSDPSSRRQVPGYLSSNAQIALTSAYAVTFLIAFFGNSFGLFIVLKKSTRRVTNLFIANMAIADLLLTLTAMPYQVAYLYKGTLWFGGILGIVTCKMLSYAVPISVAASVLTMMFISFERFYAVLFPLREAIFQRPKILSTMIWVLSFALMFPYAFLSNVIFVPVTNGYYCDIAPSNDLSQNEVYRLFKILHISIFVVVYALPLLITIVIYNLICRKLVHRKIPGNMTDSNRAVVEKSRRKVVRLLVVICVVFALCWFPTYINHFYMFVRPDQKHKLPRVVIFVFFWIGHANSAINPCLYILLNDGYRKALFALLRNLCGRGTNVVAAINPPALIKLDAKTP is encoded by the coding sequence GAACAAGCGACCCCAGTTCCAGACGACAAGTTCCTGGTTATTTATCATCGAACGCCCAGATTGCCTTGACATCAGCATATGCAGTTACCTTCTTGATAGCCTTTTTTGGCAATTCCTTTGGCTTGTTTATAGTGTTGAAAAAATCTACTAGACGTGTAACGAACCTCTTTATAGCAAATATGGCTATTGCCGATCTATTACTGACCTTAACAGCTATGCCATACCAAGTCGCATATCTTTACAAAGGAACTCTTTGGTTTGGAGGAATATTGGGAATCGTTACTTGCAAAATGCTGAGCTATGCTGTTCCTATTTCTGTAGCAGCTTCAGTGTTAACAATGATGTTCATTTCCTTTGAGAGATTTTACGCCGTACTCTTTCCTCTTCGAGAGGCGATTTTCCAAAGACCAAAGATCCTATCAACGATGATATGGGTTCTATCGTTTGCATTAATGTTCCCTTACGCGTTTCTTTCTAATGTGATATTTGTTCCGGTCACGAATGGTTACTATTGCGACATAGCGCCCAGTAACGATCTCTCACAGAATGAAGTTTATCGCTTATTCAAAATCCTTCACATATCAATTTTCGTAGTAGTGTACGCCTTGCCACTCCTCATAACTATCGTTATATACAATTTGATATGCCGTAAACTGGTTCATCGTAAAATTCCAGGCAACATGACCGATAGCAACCGTGCCGTGGTTGAGAAGTCCAGGCGCAAGGTCGTGAGACTATTGGTTGTTATATGCGTTGTTTTCGCGCTGTGCTGGTTTCCAActtatatcaatcatttttacaTGTTTGTGCGGCCTGATCAAAAGCACAAACTACCACGTGTTgtcatttttgtatttttttggataGGTCATGCAAACAGCGCTATTAATCCATGTCTGTATATACTTCTGAACGATGGTTATCGTAAGGCCCTTTTTGCGCTTTTAAGAAACTTATGCGGACGGGGAACAAACGTAGTTGCTGCGATAAACCCGCCAGCGCTGATCAAACTGGATGCGAAAACACCATAA
- the LOC138052743 gene encoding neuropeptide SIFamide receptor-like isoform X1, whose amino-acid sequence MNGPNNGTETNGTSDPSSRRQVPGYLSSNAQIALTSAYAVTFLIAFFGNSFGLFIVLKKSTRRVTNLFIANMAIADLLLTLTAMPYQVAYLYKGTLWFGGILGIVTCKMLSYAVPISVAASVLTMMFISFERFYAVLFPLREAIFQRPKILSTMIWVLSFALMFPYAFLSNVIFVPVTNGYYCDIAPSNDLSQNEVYRLFKILHISIFVVVYALPLLITIVIYNLICRKLVHRKIPGNMTDSNRAVVEKSRRKVVRLLVVICVVFALCWFPTYINHFYMFVRPDQKHKLPRVVIFVFFWIGHANSAINPCLYILLNDGYRKALFALLRNLCGRGTNVVAAINPPALIKLDAKTP is encoded by the coding sequence GAACAAGCGACCCCAGTTCCAGACGACAAGTTCCTGGTTATTTATCATCGAACGCCCAGATTGCCTTGACATCAGCATATGCAGTTACCTTCTTGATAGCCTTTTTTGGCAATTCCTTTGGCTTGTTTATAGTGTTGAAAAAATCTACTAGACGTGTAACGAACCTCTTTATAGCAAATATGGCTATTGCCGATCTATTACTGACCTTAACAGCTATGCCATACCAAGTCGCATATCTTTACAAAGGAACTCTTTGGTTTGGAGGAATATTGGGAATCGTTACTTGCAAAATGCTGAGCTATGCTGTTCCTATTTCTGTAGCAGCTTCAGTGTTAACAATGATGTTCATTTCCTTTGAGAGATTTTACGCCGTACTCTTTCCTCTTCGAGAGGCGATTTTCCAAAGACCAAAGATCCTATCAACGATGATATGGGTTCTATCGTTTGCATTAATGTTCCCTTACGCGTTTCTTTCTAATGTGATATTTGTTCCGGTCACGAATGGTTACTATTGCGACATAGCGCCCAGTAACGATCTCTCACAGAATGAAGTTTATCGCTTATTCAAAATCCTTCACATATCAATTTTCGTAGTAGTGTACGCCTTGCCACTCCTCATAACTATCGTTATATACAATTTGATATGCCGTAAACTGGTTCATCGTAAAATTCCAGGCAACATGACCGATAGCAACCGTGCCGTGGTTGAGAAGTCCAGGCGCAAGGTCGTGAGACTATTGGTTGTTATATGCGTTGTTTTCGCGCTGTGCTGGTTTCCAActtatatcaatcatttttacaTGTTTGTGCGGCCTGATCAAAAGCACAAACTACCACGTGTTgtcatttttgtatttttttggataGGTCATGCAAACAGCGCTATTAATCCATGTCTGTATATACTTCTGAACGATGGTTATCGTAAGGCCCTTTTTGCGCTTTTAAGAAACTTATGCGGACGGGGAACAAACGTAGTTGCTGCGATAAACCCGCCAGCGCTGATCAAACTGGATGCGAAAACACCATAA